The Calditerricola satsumensis genome includes a window with the following:
- the rpmF gene encoding 50S ribosomal protein L32, which yields MAVPFRRTSKQRKRKRRTHFKLEVPGLVRCPECGELKLSHRVCPSCGTYKGVQVIKK from the coding sequence ATGGCCGTACCTTTCCGGCGGACATCCAAGCAGCGCAAACGCAAGCGCCGCACGCACTTCAAGCTGGAGGTTCCGGGTCTCGTCCGGTGCCCGGAATGCGGTGAGCTGAAGCTCAGCCACCGCGTGTGCCCGTCCTGCGGCACGTACAAAGGCGTGCAGGTCATCAAAAAATAA